A region of the Flintibacter sp. KGMB00164 genome:
ACGAGCGGCGCTGGAAATCTTCCAGCGCCGTTCTTTTTTTGCTGATAAAAAATCCCGGTTCCCAAAGGAACCGGGATTTTTGCATGTCTGAATCAGAAGGGACCGTAGCCGATGGCGTTTGCAATGACGATGAGGATATAAGCCGCGATCATCATGGTGCCGATGGACTTGATGGCGAAGCGGAACCACTTGCCGAAGTCCAGGCCGCACAGAGAGCAGGCAACCACAGCGCCCGCAGGCCACAGGGTGTTGGTCAGGCCGTCGCCCAGCTGGTAGGTAAGAACCATAACCTGCTGGTTGATACCCAGCATCTGGCCCAGGGGGCTGAGGATGGGCATCATCATGACTGCCTTTCCGGAACCGGAGACCACGAAGAAGTTCAGGGCCGTGACGAAGATGTAGATGATGAGCAGGGTGACCATGGGGCTCTTGCCCTGGAGGGCGTTGCCCATGTAGTACACCAGAGTATCCATGATGTTGGCCTTGTTCAGCAGGACCATCACGGAGTTAGCAAAGCCGATGGCCAGCGCAGGACCAAGGACGCGGGCAGCGCCGGCGGTGAAGCGGTTACAGGTCTCAGTGGGGCCGACCTGGAACAGGATGGCCAACAGAATCATGAAGATGATGTACAGAGCCGTGATATTGGGGAAGCTCCACTTCAAAGCCACGCAGCCGTAGCCCTGAATTACGATCAGCGCCACAAAGCCAACCAGAGCAACAACCCGCTTCCAGGTCATGGGGACCTCCTCGCCGATGGAAGCGGAAGCGTCCTGATTCTTATACTCCTCGTAGCAGTAGCTCTTGGTGGGGTCCTTGCGGGAACGGTTGGCATACCGGACCAGGAAGATCAGACCGATGGTGAAGAAGACCACCAGCACGATAAAGCGATACCACATGCCGGAGAAGATAGGCAGACCCACGATCTGCTGGGAGACGCCGGTGGTGAACATATTGAGCATGCCGCAGGCAAAGCTGCCGCAGGAGCCCAGCAGCACCGCCGCCGCACCGGTCATCCGGTCATAGCCCGCCGACATAATCACTGCCGTTGCCAGACCATAGAAGGGGTAGGCACCTTCGCCGTAGCCCAACACACCAAACACAGTAAACAGCACGTACATAATCACTACCAGGCTGATTTCCTTGCCCTTGGTAGCCCGCACCAGCTTGTGGATACCGGCGGAGAAAGCACCGGTGGACTCCAGGAAGCCCAGCACGCCGGAGCAGATGAGCAGGTTGCCCATGATGGAGATACCGCCCACAATGCCGTTATAGAAAGACTGGAAGTAGTCGGAGAAGGTCAGATACTGTTTCTCTACCCAATTAAACACATCCGGGTTGACGATCTCGCGGCCGGAGTTTTCATCCAGTACACGTTCAAAGTTTCCGCTGGGGACAAAGAACGAGACTATAAAAACAAGGAGCATGATGATGGCCAGGATGACAAAGACGTGGGGCACTGTGAATTTAAATTTTTTCTTTTCCATAGTTCTCTGCGCGGCAGGCACCCGCGCACTCCTTTCGGTTTGATTGTCATTTCAAAGCCTGATTCATTTTCTATGGGGCTGGTGCGGTCTGATTATTTGCTGTGCTTGTTCAGCCACTCGATGGCACAGTTGGCGTGGATGGCGGCTCCCTGATAGAACACGCTCTCATTCAGTACCATTCTGGGGTTATGGTGGGGATACTGCTCGGGTCCGCCGGCTCCCAGTACCAGGAAGGTGCTGGGCACCTGCTCGGCCACGTAGCTGAAGTCCTCGGTACCGGCCATGGGGGGCATGGCCTGAATGTTCTCCTCCCCCACCATCTCGGCCACCGACTCCAGCAGCTCTTTGGTGGTGGCCTCATCGGTAAA
Encoded here:
- a CDS encoding TIGR00366 family protein produces the protein MEKKKFKFTVPHVFVILAIIMLLVFIVSFFVPSGNFERVLDENSGREIVNPDVFNWVEKQYLTFSDYFQSFYNGIVGGISIMGNLLICSGVLGFLESTGAFSAGIHKLVRATKGKEISLVVIMYVLFTVFGVLGYGEGAYPFYGLATAVIMSAGYDRMTGAAAVLLGSCGSFACGMLNMFTTGVSQQIVGLPIFSGMWYRFIVLVVFFTIGLIFLVRYANRSRKDPTKSYCYEEYKNQDASASIGEEVPMTWKRVVALVGFVALIVIQGYGCVALKWSFPNITALYIIFMILLAILFQVGPTETCNRFTAGAARVLGPALAIGFANSVMVLLNKANIMDTLVYYMGNALQGKSPMVTLLIIYIFVTALNFFVVSGSGKAVMMMPILSPLGQMLGINQQVMVLTYQLGDGLTNTLWPAGAVVACSLCGLDFGKWFRFAIKSIGTMMIAAYILIVIANAIGYGPF